TGTGAACTCTTGCACGGTTACCAATGGTGCTGATAGTGGTGTCAGAAGCTATATTAATGCGCTCAATCGCAAAGGGAAACAAGTCTATATCGGAGGGTGTGGTGCTTTTAGTAAGGGTGCGGATTTGTTCGCCAAAGAGAAAGTCTTTGGTGTATTTGGACACTCTGAAAAAGAGAATCTCAATAAGCTTTTGCAAAGAGAGACACGCTTTGTTGAGATTGGTGATTTGACTTCGCTTGATGAGACGATTGTTGAGGAGTATTTAGGTAAAAATAAAGCATTTATCAAAATCCAAGAAGGGTGTGATTTTAGATGCAGTTATTGTATTATCCCTTATGTCAGGGGTAACGCACGCAGTCAAAATGAGAGTAAAATACTCGAACAAATCGAAAAATTAGCCAGCAATGGATATGGAGAATTTATCCTCACCGGTACCAATATCGGAAGCTATGGTAAAGACAAGGGCAGCTCATTGGGGAAATTGGTCCAAAATATTGGTAAAATTCGTGGAGTGAGACGCTTGAGATTAGGGAGTATTGAGCCGGTTCAGATTGATGAGAGTTTTCGTGAAATATTGCACGAGCCATGGTTGGAGCGTCATTTACATATCGCATTGCAACATACCAATGAAGAGATGCTGCGTATCATGAGAAGGCGCAATAATACCAAAGATGATTTGGAACTTTTTTATGAGTTGCAAAGTCTTGGATTTGCACTAGGGACCGATTTCATCGTGGGACATCCCGGAGAGAGCGAAGAGAGATGGGAAGATGGTTTGAAAAAGATTCAAGATTTTCCTTTGACGCACATTCATGCCTTTATCTATTCCAAAAGAGATGGGACCCCTTCGGCAAAATTGAAAGATGAGATTCGTGGAGATGTTTCAAAAACACGCTTAAAGGCATTGGAATCCATCATTGAACAAAAAAATTACGAATTTAGATTAAAGAATAAAAAAAGTTTAGATATACTTGTTGAAGAACAAAAAAATGGCTTATATACCGGATTTGATCAGTACTATAATAAAATATATATCAAATCAGATAGAGATATTTCAAAAGAGTGGATTGAGATAGGAGATTATGATGTTCGAGAAAATGGCAACTTTGCTGAATTTTAGATCCAAAAAATTACTGGTGTCAATGATGGCATTGAGTATTGTTGTGATCTTGATGGGATATCAGTATATCCAAAATTCACCCTCGATTATTAATCTAGATACGTATCATAAATTACTGACAAATGGGGTCATCGAAAAAGCAAAAATTAGCCAAAACGAAGTTATCTTATACACGACCGAAGGGGTCTATTCTATAGCTAAAGATGGCATCATGATCAAAGATCTTCTCAAAAAAGTCCCCATAGAAGTAGAAGACAATAATGAATACGCCAATACACTTATCACCGCATTGATGTTGGCTTTTGTCTTATTGTGGTTGGTGATTTATGCAAAAAAACGTCAGATGCGAGAACAGATTGAAAGCGAACAAAAAAAAGAGACCAAAATGTTCTCTTTGGATTCTCTTGGCTCTTTTGAAATGAATCCGGCAATCTCGAAAATAAAATTTACTGATGTTGCGGGTATTAAAGAGGTCAAAGAGGAGCTTGAAGAAATCGTGGATTTTCTGAAAAGTCCTAGCAAATATCAAAAATATGGTATTTCATTGCCTAAGGGCGTGTTATTGATTGGACCTCCGGGTGTGGGTAAAACACTCATCGCCAAAGCCGTGGCAGGAGAGGCTAATGTACCGTTTTTTTATCAAAGTGGTGCGAGTTTTGTCCAAATTTATGTCGGTATGGGTGCTAAAAGAGTGCGTGAACTCTTTTCTCATGCCAAAGCGTATGCTCCTTCGATTATTTTTATAGATGAAATCGATGCCGTTGGTAAAGCACGTGGCGGGATGCGCAATGATGAGCGCGAATCTACCCTCAATCAACTCTTGACTGAGATGGATGGCTTTGAAGACAATAGCGGTGTCATCGTGATTGGTGCTACTAATAAAATCGAAGTCATTGATGAGGCGTTGTTGCGTTCGGGTCGATTTGACAGACGGGTATTTATCCCCTTGCCAGATCTTGCTGATCGAAAAGATATCTTGCAAATTTACCTCCAAGATAAACCTTCTCGCGTCAATCTTGATGAAATAGCAAAGATGAGTGTCGGGTTTTCAGGTGCGGCATTGTCAACTTTTGTGAATGAAGCGGCGATTAATGCACTCAGGCGAAAAAGTCAAATAATCGAGCAAGAGGATTTTCGAGCCGTGAGACTCAAAGTACTCTTAGGCAAGACAAAAGTGCTCAGTTACAGTGATGAAGAGAAACGAATTCAATCGGTCTATCAAGGGGCCAAAGCCTTATGTGCCTATTGGTTTGAAGTGGATTTTGACAAGATTACTATTGTCAATGA
This genomic window from Sulfurospirillum sp. 1612 contains:
- the mtaB gene encoding tRNA (N(6)-L-threonylcarbamoyladenosine(37)-C(2))-methylthiotransferase MtaB is translated as MAKKVFFKTFGCRTNIYDTQVMMQNLKDFEVTRNEEEAQIVVVNSCTVTNGADSGVRSYINALNRKGKQVYIGGCGAFSKGADLFAKEKVFGVFGHSEKENLNKLLQRETRFVEIGDLTSLDETIVEEYLGKNKAFIKIQEGCDFRCSYCIIPYVRGNARSQNESKILEQIEKLASNGYGEFILTGTNIGSYGKDKGSSLGKLVQNIGKIRGVRRLRLGSIEPVQIDESFREILHEPWLERHLHIALQHTNEEMLRIMRRRNNTKDDLELFYELQSLGFALGTDFIVGHPGESEERWEDGLKKIQDFPLTHIHAFIYSKRDGTPSAKLKDEIRGDVSKTRLKALESIIEQKNYEFRLKNKKSLDILVEEQKNGLYTGFDQYYNKIYIKSDRDISKEWIEIGDYDVRENGNFAEF
- a CDS encoding AAA family ATPase, whose translation is MMFEKMATLLNFRSKKLLVSMMALSIVVILMGYQYIQNSPSIINLDTYHKLLTNGVIEKAKISQNEVILYTTEGVYSIAKDGIMIKDLLKKVPIEVEDNNEYANTLITALMLAFVLLWLVIYAKKRQMREQIESEQKKETKMFSLDSLGSFEMNPAISKIKFTDVAGIKEVKEELEEIVDFLKSPSKYQKYGISLPKGVLLIGPPGVGKTLIAKAVAGEANVPFFYQSGASFVQIYVGMGAKRVRELFSHAKAYAPSIIFIDEIDAVGKARGGMRNDERESTLNQLLTEMDGFEDNSGVIVIGATNKIEVIDEALLRSGRFDRRVFIPLPDLADRKDILQIYLQDKPSRVNLDEIAKMSVGFSGAALSTFVNEAAINALRRKSQIIEQEDFRAVRLKVLLGKTKVLSYSDEEKRIQSVYQGAKALCAYWFEVDFDKITIVNDRLKDMDKEIESKTQMLSKVKVYLAGIVATQIKYNEKFSNATEDLKRATSIVQNMVENYGMGDKVLPNNHDVEKILDEAFAEVEKFLLGMGSTLDSISNILFEKESVSREDLKKILNEIF